The Daphnia pulex isolate KAP4 chromosome 3, ASM2113471v1 genome includes a region encoding these proteins:
- the LOC124190394 gene encoding uncharacterized protein LOC124190394 isoform X2: MDFIQEVAVLFNQFMLFVQVADEDDNNIIETVILRRRQDILRQLLQRQRLILHRIHANRTIYYTAYVGTWFATYPEIQFKRDFRFTKRTFQLLVEIVSPQILTDYVYTGLPVTDKLMILIWCLANREAYRVLSRRFGMNQGTVHYVVMKTMKVIYNMADRFIVWPREERYLELSENFQIVDSLGAIDATEFEIRQPLNQLPSYTSRKCKTTIKLQIVSTHDLEIIDAAVGFPGSIGDARVLRLSPLSRALGAKLVRSNYHILGDTAYPLRQHLLVPFRNNHELEDHEMAFNRALKRDRQVVERAFGLLKMKWRRVKFLDYFRMRYAHRTLLVCCCFHNFGLRHDNWLDDAPDVELDDEDDPDYEFDEERETEEGVQKRQFIAEQFIV, translated from the exons ATGGATTTTATTCAAGAAGTTGCAGTtctatttaatcaatttatgTTATTTGTCCAAGTTGCTGACGAggatgataataatattattgaaaCTGTGATTTTGAGAAGAAGACAAGACATTCTTAGGCAGTTATTACAGCGCCAGCGTTTGATATTACATCGAATTCACGCAAACAGAACTATTTATTACACCGCATATGTAGGGACGTGGTTTGCAACGTACccagaaattcaattcaaacgaGATTTTCGCTTTACAAAAAGAACGTTTCAG CTTCTAGTGGAGATTGTCAGTCCGCAAATATTAACTGACTATGTGTATACTGGCCTGCCTGTAACGGATAAGCTAATGATTTTGATCTGGTGTTTAGCAAACCGTGAAGCCTACCGTGTTTTGTCAAGGCGGTTTGGGATGAATCAAGGGACGGTACACTATGTGGTTATGAAAACCATGAAGGTTATTTATAATATGGCTGACCGCTTCATAGTATGGCCGAGAGAAGAAAGATATTTAGAGCTctcagaaaattttcaaattgtagaCAGTCTAG gggCTATCGATGCCACAGAATTTGAAATACGACAACCACTAAACCAGCTGCCATCTTATACTAGCAGAAAATGCAAAACAACTATTAAGCTTCAAATAGTATCTACTCATGATTTGGAAATAATTGACGCTGCGGTTGGATTTCCGGGAAGTATAGGCGATGCAAGAGTTTTGCGTCTCAGTCCCCTCTCTAGAGCATTAGGTGCTAAACTTGTACGATCCAACTATCATATTCTCGGAGATACAGCTTATCCACTTCGGCAACATCTGCTCGTTCCTTTTCGCAATAACCACGAACTAGAAGATCATGAAATGGCCTTCAATCGAGCTCTTAAGAGGGACCGACAGGTTGTGGAAAGAGCATTTGGCCTATTAAAAATGAAGTGGCGAAGAGTAAAGTTCCTGGATTACTTCCGAATGCGGTATGCACACCGTACGTTattggtttgttgttgtttccataaTTTCGGTTTGCGCCATGACAACTGGCTTGACGATGCCCCAGACGTTGAATTGGATGACGAAGATGATCCTGATTACGAGTTtgacgaagagagagagaccgaaGAGGGTGTACAAAAAAGACAGTTTATTGCAGAACAATTCATCGTTTAA
- the LOC124190394 gene encoding uncharacterized protein LOC124190394 isoform X1, giving the protein MDFIQEVAVLFNQFMLFVQVADEDDNNIIETVILRRRQDILRQLLQRQRLILHRIHANRTIYYTAYVGTWFATYPEIQFKRDFRFTKRTFQLLVEIVSPQILTDYVYTGLPVTDKLMILIWCLANREAYRVLSRRFGMNQGTVHYVVMKTMKVIYNMADRFIVWPREERYLELSENFQIVDSLGSFFNDRNHFCLSLNSIFCLGAIDATEFEIRQPLNQLPSYTSRKCKTTIKLQIVSTHDLEIIDAAVGFPGSIGDARVLRLSPLSRALGAKLVRSNYHILGDTAYPLRQHLLVPFRNNHELEDHEMAFNRALKRDRQVVERAFGLLKMKWRRVKFLDYFRMRYAHRTLLVCCCFHNFGLRHDNWLDDAPDVELDDEDDPDYEFDEERETEEGVQKRQFIAEQFIV; this is encoded by the exons ATGGATTTTATTCAAGAAGTTGCAGTtctatttaatcaatttatgTTATTTGTCCAAGTTGCTGACGAggatgataataatattattgaaaCTGTGATTTTGAGAAGAAGACAAGACATTCTTAGGCAGTTATTACAGCGCCAGCGTTTGATATTACATCGAATTCACGCAAACAGAACTATTTATTACACCGCATATGTAGGGACGTGGTTTGCAACGTACccagaaattcaattcaaacgaGATTTTCGCTTTACAAAAAGAACGTTTCAG CTTCTAGTGGAGATTGTCAGTCCGCAAATATTAACTGACTATGTGTATACTGGCCTGCCTGTAACGGATAAGCTAATGATTTTGATCTGGTGTTTAGCAAACCGTGAAGCCTACCGTGTTTTGTCAAGGCGGTTTGGGATGAATCAAGGGACGGTACACTATGTGGTTATGAAAACCATGAAGGTTATTTATAATATGGCTGACCGCTTCATAGTATGGCCGAGAGAAGAAAGATATTTAGAGCTctcagaaaattttcaaattgtagaCAGTCTAGGTAGTTTTTTTAACGatagaaatcatttttgtttgtcactgaatagcattttttgtttaggggCTATCGATGCCACAGAATTTGAAATACGACAACCACTAAACCAGCTGCCATCTTATACTAGCAGAAAATGCAAAACAACTATTAAGCTTCAAATAGTATCTACTCATGATTTGGAAATAATTGACGCTGCGGTTGGATTTCCGGGAAGTATAGGCGATGCAAGAGTTTTGCGTCTCAGTCCCCTCTCTAGAGCATTAGGTGCTAAACTTGTACGATCCAACTATCATATTCTCGGAGATACAGCTTATCCACTTCGGCAACATCTGCTCGTTCCTTTTCGCAATAACCACGAACTAGAAGATCATGAAATGGCCTTCAATCGAGCTCTTAAGAGGGACCGACAGGTTGTGGAAAGAGCATTTGGCCTATTAAAAATGAAGTGGCGAAGAGTAAAGTTCCTGGATTACTTCCGAATGCGGTATGCACACCGTACGTTattggtttgttgttgtttccataaTTTCGGTTTGCGCCATGACAACTGGCTTGACGATGCCCCAGACGTTGAATTGGATGACGAAGATGATCCTGATTACGAGTTtgacgaagagagagagaccgaaGAGGGTGTACAAAAAAGACAGTTTATTGCAGAACAATTCATCGTTTAA
- the LOC124190395 gene encoding uncharacterized protein LOC124190395 isoform X1, with protein MANLYTQAQNLNYFLFDVEYCGRLFRVPINSKEFETRIKQDATLRLEFVKKVQAKIAENDPKFLSFEIVREGEATKLKLVPSTSGSNRALSPMPKAAQANNHIDKKRSAIPRNNLVPIAIRTEAPVNEEINAGQSNSGAAAVAGTAGAGVQRWTFDEVSTLLECYAIYEPRFSKKMERTATLWEKVNKEMEKRGVKTTAERCSVKFAAMKKRFNELNDQNVDGEKGRRVQWPFFSKMNELLGLSDASTLKHVHGVGADSSKMRDDDSNPSTPPPLKKSRARNARITHPESISRLIEIEMDRSSMDQEFLKEIRASNAASLTKTEAIVSASKAFEKLANGMLNKFQNMQGVVSSEMSVIHQSEEVD; from the exons atggCGAATCTTTACACCCAagcacaaaatttaaattatttcctttttgatgtAGAATATTGTGGCCGACTTTTTCGTGTTCCAATTAACAGCAAGGAATTCGAAACTCGCATCAAACAAg ATGCCACGTTAAGGTTGGAATTTGTTAAAAAGGTGCAAGCTAAGATTGCAGAAAATGATCCCAAATTTCTCAGTTTTGAAAtag TTAGGGAAGGAGAAGCCACTAAGCTGAAATTAGTCCCATCAACTTCTGGAAGTAATCGTGCTCTCTCACCAATGCCAAAAGCTGCCCAAGCCAACAATCATATCGACAAGAAAAGGAGTGCAATACCAAGAAACAATTTAGTGCCGATTGCTATAAGGACTGAGGCCCCTGTCAACGAAGAGATCAATG CAGGTCAATCAAATTCAGGTGCAGCAGCTGTTGCTGGTACTGCTGGTGCTGGGGTTCAGCGATGGACTTTTGATGAAGTCAGTACCTTACTAGAATGTTATGCAATTTATGAGCCTCGTTTCTCcaagaagatggaaagaaCTGCCACTTTGTGGGAAAAG gtcaataaagaaatggaaaagagaggAGTGAAGACTACAGCTGAAAGATGCAGTGTTAAATTTGCAGCCATGAAGAAGAGATTCAACGAGCTAAATGATCAGAATGTCGACGGTGAAAAGGGCCGAAGGGTTCAGTGGCCGTTTTTCTCTAAGATGAATGAACTTCTAGGATTGTCGGATGCCTCAACGCTCAAACACGTGCATGGCGTAGGCGCTGACTCCTCCAAAATGCGGGATGATGACTCCAATCCGTCTACTCCTCCGCCACTCAAGAAGTCCAGAGCCAGGAACGCTAGGATTACCCATCCGGAATCAATATCccgtttaattgaaattgaaatggacCGTTCATCGATGGACCAGGAATTCTTAAAGGAAATAAGAGCCAGTAATGCTGCTAGTTTAACGAAAACTGAGGCTATCGTATCAGCGTCGAAGGCCTTCGAGAAACTAGCTAATGGGATGTTaaacaaattccaaaatatGCAAGGCGTTGTTTCTTCAGAA atgAGCGTAATACATCAGTCAGAAGAGGTCGACTAA
- the LOC124190395 gene encoding uncharacterized protein LOC124190395 isoform X2: MANLYTQAQNLNYFLFDVEYCGRLFRVPINSKEFETRIKQDATLRLEFVKKVQAKIAENDPKFLSFEIVREGEATKLKLVPSTSGSNRALSPMPKAAQANNHIDKKRSAIPRNNLVPIAIRTEAPVNEEINGQSNSGAAAVAGTAGAGVQRWTFDEVSTLLECYAIYEPRFSKKMERTATLWEKVNKEMEKRGVKTTAERCSVKFAAMKKRFNELNDQNVDGEKGRRVQWPFFSKMNELLGLSDASTLKHVHGVGADSSKMRDDDSNPSTPPPLKKSRARNARITHPESISRLIEIEMDRSSMDQEFLKEIRASNAASLTKTEAIVSASKAFEKLANGMLNKFQNMQGVVSSEMSVIHQSEEVD, from the exons atggCGAATCTTTACACCCAagcacaaaatttaaattatttcctttttgatgtAGAATATTGTGGCCGACTTTTTCGTGTTCCAATTAACAGCAAGGAATTCGAAACTCGCATCAAACAAg ATGCCACGTTAAGGTTGGAATTTGTTAAAAAGGTGCAAGCTAAGATTGCAGAAAATGATCCCAAATTTCTCAGTTTTGAAAtag TTAGGGAAGGAGAAGCCACTAAGCTGAAATTAGTCCCATCAACTTCTGGAAGTAATCGTGCTCTCTCACCAATGCCAAAAGCTGCCCAAGCCAACAATCATATCGACAAGAAAAGGAGTGCAATACCAAGAAACAATTTAGTGCCGATTGCTATAAGGACTGAGGCCCCTGTCAACGAAGAGATCAATG GTCAATCAAATTCAGGTGCAGCAGCTGTTGCTGGTACTGCTGGTGCTGGGGTTCAGCGATGGACTTTTGATGAAGTCAGTACCTTACTAGAATGTTATGCAATTTATGAGCCTCGTTTCTCcaagaagatggaaagaaCTGCCACTTTGTGGGAAAAG gtcaataaagaaatggaaaagagaggAGTGAAGACTACAGCTGAAAGATGCAGTGTTAAATTTGCAGCCATGAAGAAGAGATTCAACGAGCTAAATGATCAGAATGTCGACGGTGAAAAGGGCCGAAGGGTTCAGTGGCCGTTTTTCTCTAAGATGAATGAACTTCTAGGATTGTCGGATGCCTCAACGCTCAAACACGTGCATGGCGTAGGCGCTGACTCCTCCAAAATGCGGGATGATGACTCCAATCCGTCTACTCCTCCGCCACTCAAGAAGTCCAGAGCCAGGAACGCTAGGATTACCCATCCGGAATCAATATCccgtttaattgaaattgaaatggacCGTTCATCGATGGACCAGGAATTCTTAAAGGAAATAAGAGCCAGTAATGCTGCTAGTTTAACGAAAACTGAGGCTATCGTATCAGCGTCGAAGGCCTTCGAGAAACTAGCTAATGGGATGTTaaacaaattccaaaatatGCAAGGCGTTGTTTCTTCAGAA atgAGCGTAATACATCAGTCAGAAGAGGTCGACTAA